In the genome of Flaviflexus ciconiae, one region contains:
- a CDS encoding helix-turn-helix transcriptional regulator, whose translation MAIVHSRGPRPMAEALNQATPLTRQQRRLLDTLVEMARSVTVVELAEALESHPNTIREHLAVLEESGLVSAATVPSKGRGRPRKVYRTNAGARGAPARHLVGLITAALKAFPDDTAQADGYRWGRTWGEDIAASGVYDGSDGAVEGVTSLMADMGFAPQMIDSNQGCMGLTQCPLLSTGQAVPKGLCEIHQGMLDEVLNREAPDAKAFVEPFAEPNACRLTVNP comes from the coding sequence ATGGCGATCGTTCACAGCCGGGGCCCGCGTCCCATGGCTGAAGCGCTCAACCAGGCAACTCCGTTGACCCGTCAGCAGCGGCGACTCCTTGACACGCTTGTCGAGATGGCACGGTCTGTGACTGTTGTTGAGCTTGCCGAAGCCCTCGAATCCCACCCCAACACCATCCGCGAGCACCTCGCCGTGTTGGAAGAGAGCGGGCTGGTTTCTGCCGCGACCGTTCCCAGCAAGGGCCGTGGCCGCCCGCGCAAGGTTTACCGGACCAATGCTGGCGCACGCGGCGCACCCGCACGTCACCTCGTTGGACTCATTACCGCTGCGCTCAAGGCATTCCCCGATGATACGGCTCAGGCTGATGGGTACCGCTGGGGCAGAACCTGGGGTGAGGATATTGCCGCGAGCGGCGTCTACGACGGATCCGATGGCGCCGTTGAGGGCGTGACGTCGTTGATGGCGGACATGGGTTTCGCCCCTCAAATGATTGACTCAAACCAGGGTTGCATGGGGCTTACTCAGTGCCCGCTCCTGTCCACCGGCCAGGCCGTCCCAAAGGGGCTCTGCGAAATTCACCAGGGCATGCTCGACGAAGTCCTCAATAGAGAGGCACCCGATGCCAAGGCCTTTGTCGAACCATTTGCCGAGCCCAACGCGTGCAGGCTCACGGTCAACCCGTAA
- a CDS encoding uracil-DNA glycosylase: protein MVKPLRELVASDWADALAPVEDEIHAMGDFLREEVAAGHSYLPHGDRVLRAFTRPMTDVRILIVGQDPYPTPGHAVGLSFSVEREVRPLPRSLTNIYKELEADLGIPPAATGDLTSWQNAGVMLLNRVLTVRPGAAASHRGKGWEAITSHAITQLAERGSPLVAILWGKQAQELTPLLGDTPIIASPHPSPLSASRGFFGSRPFSRANALLEEQGADPVDWRVL from the coding sequence ATGGTGAAACCGCTCCGCGAACTTGTCGCATCCGACTGGGCCGACGCTCTTGCTCCCGTCGAGGATGAGATTCATGCTATGGGTGATTTTCTGCGCGAAGAGGTCGCAGCAGGCCACAGCTATCTCCCGCACGGCGATCGGGTCCTCCGAGCATTCACGAGGCCAATGACGGACGTGCGGATTCTGATTGTCGGCCAGGACCCCTACCCAACTCCCGGCCACGCCGTTGGCCTGTCGTTTTCGGTTGAGCGCGAAGTCCGGCCGCTCCCCCGGTCGCTGACCAATATCTATAAGGAACTCGAGGCCGATCTTGGGATTCCGCCCGCCGCAACGGGCGACCTGACATCGTGGCAGAACGCGGGCGTCATGCTTCTCAACAGGGTTCTAACGGTCCGTCCGGGTGCCGCAGCTTCCCACCGCGGTAAGGGATGGGAAGCGATCACGTCACACGCAATCACCCAACTGGCTGAACGTGGCAGTCCGCTCGTCGCAATCCTGTGGGGCAAGCAGGCACAGGAGCTCACTCCCCTTCTTGGGGATACACCGATCATCGCTTCCCCGCACCCTTCCCCACTTTCAGCCTCCCGGGGTTTCTTCGGCTCACGGCCATTCAGCCGAGCAAATGCTCTCCTCGAAGAGCAGGGTGCCGACCCCGTCGACTGGCGGGTGCTTTAG
- a CDS encoding DUF3263 domain-containing protein, with amino-acid sequence MAESGTSLSEEDLAVLELEDGWQKNYSTKAEAIRRELGWSTTKYYIRLNLLLDNPEAIYSRPVTVGRLRRLREARTDERGGAHTQQSS; translated from the coding sequence GTGGCGGAAAGCGGAACGAGTTTGAGTGAGGAAGACCTGGCGGTTCTGGAACTCGAGGACGGCTGGCAGAAGAATTATTCGACGAAGGCCGAAGCCATTCGGCGCGAGCTCGGATGGTCGACAACGAAGTACTACATTCGCCTCAATCTGCTGCTCGACAACCCGGAAGCAATCTACTCTCGTCCCGTCACCGTGGGCCGACTCAGAAGGCTTCGAGAAGCTCGAACCGATGAACGCGGCGGTGCACATACGCAACAATCGTCATAA
- a CDS encoding LytR C-terminal domain-containing protein translates to MEQYPKDEFDELAEARTLRGAHRKKRSPLRVLIPFLAVLIIAPALGWGVVELMSQDGMTNPFVAADESDEESEAGESDDAADGGSGDAEGTADPSGDETDNGTDPADPTDDTETADPTDDASEEPTEEPSEDIETLAPVPGVSYDASVLLYNGTGVPGGAAEAESTLRTAGYTNITVQDYAGATPANDAIYFASNELYATGQNVAQNLVIDFWAENAGMTGASDIVIYIR, encoded by the coding sequence GTGGAGCAGTATCCAAAGGACGAATTCGACGAGCTCGCTGAAGCTCGGACCCTCAGAGGAGCGCATCGGAAGAAGCGCTCCCCACTCAGAGTCCTCATTCCCTTCCTCGCTGTTCTGATCATCGCTCCCGCACTCGGGTGGGGCGTTGTCGAGCTTATGAGCCAGGACGGCATGACCAACCCCTTCGTCGCCGCAGACGAGTCGGACGAAGAATCCGAAGCCGGTGAATCCGATGATGCGGCGGATGGTGGATCTGGCGATGCTGAGGGCACCGCTGACCCCTCGGGTGACGAAACCGATAACGGCACCGATCCGGCCGACCCAACCGACGATACTGAGACGGCAGATCCGACGGACGATGCCTCCGAGGAGCCAACCGAGGAGCCGAGCGAAGACATTGAGACTCTCGCTCCCGTTCCCGGCGTCAGCTACGACGCCAGCGTTCTGCTCTACAACGGCACGGGAGTCCCGGGCGGCGCGGCCGAGGCAGAGAGCACTCTGCGGACGGCCGGATATACGAACATCACGGTCCAGGACTACGCGGGTGCGACACCAGCAAACGATGCCATCTACTTCGCCTCAAATGAGCTGTACGCCACAGGACAGAACGTCGCGCAGAACCTGGTGATCGACTTCTGGGCGGAGAACGCTGGAATGACGGGGGCGTCGGACATCGTCATCTACATTCGCTGA
- the groL gene encoding chaperonin GroEL (60 kDa chaperone family; promotes refolding of misfolded polypeptides especially under stressful conditions; forms two stacked rings of heptamers to form a barrel-shaped 14mer; ends can be capped by GroES; misfolded proteins enter the barrel where they are refolded when GroES binds): MAKTIAFNEDARRAMERGLNTLADTVKVTLGPKGRNVVLDKKWGAPTITNDGVSIAKEIELEDPYERIGAELVKEVAKKTDDVAGDGTTTATVLAQALVREGLRNVAAGANPIGLKRGIDVAVEAITERLLADATEIETKEQISATAAISAGDPAIGELIAEALDKVGKEGVVTVEESNTFGLDLELTEGMRFDKGYLSPYFVTDAERQEVVLEDAYVLLVESKISNVKDLLPLLEKVMQTSKPLVIISEDIEGEALATLVVNKIRGTFKSAAVKAPGFGDRRKAMLQDMAILTGGQVISETVGLKLENADLDLLGQARKVVMTKDETTIVEGAGTKDAIDGRVAQIKGEIENSTSDYDREKLQERLAKLAGGVAVIKAGAATEVELKERKHRIEDAVRNAKAAVEEGIVPGGGVALIQAAKDVIDGLSLEGDEATGAAIVASSVAAPLKQIAENAGLEGGVVVEKVANAEKGVGLNAATGVYEDLLQAGVNDPVKVTRSALQNAASIASLFLTTEAVVADKPEPAAPAAPGADDMGGMY, encoded by the coding sequence ATGGCTAAAACCATTGCTTTCAATGAGGATGCTCGTCGCGCCATGGAGCGCGGCCTCAACACCCTGGCCGACACCGTCAAGGTGACGCTTGGCCCCAAGGGACGCAACGTCGTCCTCGACAAGAAGTGGGGCGCACCCACGATCACCAACGATGGCGTTTCGATCGCCAAGGAAATTGAGCTCGAGGATCCCTACGAGCGCATCGGCGCCGAGCTCGTCAAGGAAGTTGCCAAGAAGACGGATGACGTCGCTGGCGACGGCACGACCACCGCAACCGTTCTTGCTCAGGCACTCGTCCGCGAGGGCCTCCGCAACGTCGCCGCTGGCGCGAACCCGATCGGACTCAAGCGCGGCATCGATGTTGCCGTCGAGGCCATCACCGAGCGTCTCCTGGCTGATGCCACGGAGATCGAGACCAAGGAGCAGATCTCCGCTACCGCAGCGATCTCGGCTGGCGACCCCGCAATCGGCGAGCTGATTGCCGAGGCTCTCGACAAGGTCGGCAAGGAGGGTGTCGTCACCGTTGAGGAGTCGAACACCTTCGGCCTTGACCTTGAGCTCACCGAGGGTATGCGCTTCGACAAGGGCTACCTCTCCCCGTACTTCGTGACCGACGCTGAGCGCCAGGAAGTTGTCCTCGAGGATGCCTACGTCCTGCTCGTCGAGTCGAAGATCTCGAACGTCAAGGATCTTCTGCCGCTGCTCGAGAAGGTTATGCAGACCAGCAAGCCCCTCGTCATCATCTCCGAGGACATCGAGGGCGAAGCTCTCGCAACCCTCGTCGTCAACAAGATCCGCGGCACCTTCAAGTCCGCTGCCGTAAAGGCACCTGGCTTCGGCGACCGCCGCAAGGCAATGCTCCAGGACATGGCTATCCTCACCGGTGGCCAGGTCATTTCCGAGACCGTCGGCCTCAAGCTTGAGAACGCTGATCTCGACCTCCTCGGCCAGGCCCGCAAGGTCGTCATGACCAAGGACGAGACCACCATCGTCGAGGGTGCAGGCACCAAGGACGCCATTGACGGCCGTGTTGCCCAGATCAAGGGCGAGATCGAGAACTCGACCTCCGACTACGACCGCGAGAAGCTTCAGGAGCGCCTCGCCAAGCTTGCTGGCGGCGTCGCTGTCATCAAGGCTGGCGCAGCCACCGAGGTGGAGCTCAAGGAGCGCAAGCACCGCATTGAGGATGCAGTCCGCAACGCGAAAGCTGCCGTTGAAGAGGGCATAGTCCCCGGCGGCGGTGTCGCACTCATCCAGGCCGCCAAGGACGTTATCGACGGCCTTTCCCTCGAGGGCGATGAGGCAACCGGCGCTGCAATCGTCGCTTCCTCCGTTGCGGCCCCGCTCAAGCAGATCGCTGAGAACGCAGGCCTCGAGGGCGGCGTTGTTGTTGAGAAGGTTGCCAACGCTGAGAAGGGTGTCGGCCTCAACGCCGCCACCGGCGTCTACGAGGACCTCCTCCAGGCCGGTGTTAACGACCCGGTTAAGGTAACCCGCTCTGCCCTGCAGAACGCTGCTTCGATCGCGAGCCTCTTCCTCACGACCGAGGCCGTCGTCGCTGACAAGCCGGAGCCCGCAGCCCCGGCAGCCCCCGGCGCTGACGACATGGGCGGCATGTACTAA
- a CDS encoding HD domain-containing protein has product MDYPQWLLPTFIRSARAAGATAPDEEITDAAERLITRWNGKDRHHHDLHHLTDVLSRVTALAPETHSPDLVRLAAYYHGCVFSTSEKDAYTRNGGENEVESARVARAELAELGIEEKKVDRIADLITGMKKQPREEDPCVSTTLSTVDIDKLALRDAHLGSLAAGPQKYAKYLEAVREEYAHIPAQSFLEARREIVKRLLARKQIFVSPLGRQWESQARENLSAELDRLEVKLAELQNIQIPAETEPPSEWKHPGSPNDTSDSVPNPETETEASPLTPEEYAQKRAENPLVPADRPSELEVLPSSQDDLLPRTLSQGP; this is encoded by the coding sequence ATGGACTATCCCCAGTGGCTTCTCCCCACCTTTATCAGGAGTGCCCGCGCCGCGGGCGCAACGGCGCCCGATGAGGAGATTACGGATGCCGCGGAACGCCTGATCACGCGCTGGAACGGCAAGGATCGTCACCACCACGACCTGCACCACCTTACCGACGTCCTCTCACGCGTCACCGCCCTAGCGCCGGAAACCCACAGTCCCGATCTTGTAAGGCTCGCCGCCTACTATCACGGCTGCGTGTTCTCCACGTCCGAGAAGGATGCCTACACCCGCAACGGCGGCGAGAACGAGGTCGAATCGGCACGCGTAGCGCGCGCCGAACTTGCCGAACTCGGCATCGAAGAGAAAAAGGTCGACCGGATCGCCGATCTCATTACCGGCATGAAAAAGCAGCCGAGGGAGGAAGACCCGTGCGTGTCGACTACGCTGAGCACGGTCGACATCGACAAGCTTGCCCTCCGCGATGCTCATCTCGGTTCCCTTGCCGCAGGCCCCCAAAAGTACGCCAAGTACCTGGAGGCTGTTCGCGAAGAATACGCACACATTCCCGCCCAATCATTCCTGGAGGCACGACGGGAGATCGTCAAACGACTGCTGGCACGCAAACAGATCTTTGTGTCACCGCTTGGCAGGCAGTGGGAATCTCAGGCGCGGGAGAACCTATCGGCCGAACTTGATCGGCTGGAAGTGAAGCTTGCAGAGCTTCAGAATATTCAGATCCCAGCGGAAACCGAGCCACCAAGCGAGTGGAAGCATCCCGGTTCACCAAACGACACTAGCGACAGCGTTCCCAATCCCGAAACAGAGACCGAAGCCAGTCCGCTCACTCCCGAGGAATATGCGCAGAAGCGAGCTGAGAATCCTTTGGTTCCCGCCGATCGGCCCTCGGAGCTGGAGGTCCTTCCATCCTCACAGGATGACTTGTTGCCCCGCACCCTGTCGCAGGGGCCGTGA
- a CDS encoding SDR family NAD(P)-dependent oxidoreductase: MAKSTHPLAGRALITGGTSGIGLEFARQLAERGLNLVLVAREQDRLERTAKQFEWRHGVTVEVIAADLGTPEGRSSVADRLLDDESPVNVFVNNAGAGLYEPLVTDNLEPHRKAIEVMLWAVLELGAAAGRAMKQRGSGTIINTASISGLVPMGGYSAIKSWVKTYSEALYLQLRAHGVHVTTFMPGWVRTEFHQRTGVKTSNIPDFLWLEPERVVRECLEDTEKGKVMSIPSKRFKVIGFLAERGPQGAVRAVVQKINKGRQ, translated from the coding sequence ATGGCCAAGAGCACTCACCCCCTTGCAGGGCGAGCCCTCATCACGGGTGGAACGTCCGGGATTGGGTTGGAGTTTGCCAGGCAGCTTGCCGAGCGTGGCCTGAACCTCGTCCTGGTCGCACGCGAACAGGATCGCCTCGAACGCACCGCCAAGCAGTTCGAGTGGCGCCACGGAGTAACCGTTGAGGTTATTGCCGCAGACCTGGGAACCCCCGAAGGCCGCTCCTCCGTTGCGGACCGCCTCCTGGATGATGAATCACCGGTCAACGTTTTCGTGAACAACGCCGGTGCGGGACTGTACGAGCCACTCGTCACCGACAACCTGGAGCCGCACCGCAAAGCCATTGAGGTCATGTTGTGGGCCGTTCTCGAACTGGGTGCGGCAGCGGGCCGTGCCATGAAGCAACGGGGAAGCGGAACAATCATCAACACCGCTTCGATCTCGGGCCTGGTTCCCATGGGTGGGTACTCTGCCATCAAGTCCTGGGTGAAGACCTACTCCGAGGCGCTCTACCTTCAGCTCCGTGCTCACGGCGTTCACGTGACGACCTTTATGCCGGGCTGGGTCCGCACCGAATTCCATCAGCGCACCGGTGTGAAGACCTCGAACATTCCCGACTTCCTGTGGCTGGAACCGGAGCGCGTCGTGCGCGAATGCCTTGAGGACACAGAAAAGGGCAAGGTCATGTCGATCCCCTCGAAGCGTTTCAAGGTCATTGGCTTCCTTGCCGAACGGGGGCCGCAGGGAGCCGTGCGGGCCGTTGTTCAGAAGATCAACAAGGGGCGTCAGTGA
- a CDS encoding lysophospholipid acyltransferase family protein: MSKLHPLNQYTSSSHRAVRRFIRRTIARPLITTLLSTSTEGQESVAELEGAYIVVGNHSSHLDAPMMFTLLPSHMTDRLATGAAADYFYRRRIISKLTALFFNTYPIERKGKVKTATGRGLREQEGPSPAAGMTGRLLRAGIPILIFPEGTRSRDGRMGEFKAGAAALSQKISVPIVPVALIGGHDAMPVGAVWPKLGRPRAKLVLGSPMLAEDGETVEEYNARIRACVAAMKATGHPHSGEDIDQDAA, translated from the coding sequence GTGAGCAAGCTCCATCCCCTTAATCAGTACACGTCATCATCACACCGGGCGGTCAGGCGGTTTATTCGCCGCACCATTGCACGCCCGCTGATCACGACGCTCCTGTCGACCTCCACCGAGGGCCAGGAGTCCGTGGCGGAACTCGAAGGTGCCTACATTGTTGTTGGTAACCATTCGAGCCACCTCGATGCTCCGATGATGTTCACGTTGCTTCCCTCGCACATGACTGACAGGCTTGCCACCGGTGCGGCCGCCGATTACTTCTATCGCCGTCGCATCATTTCGAAGCTGACGGCACTGTTCTTCAACACCTACCCGATCGAACGAAAGGGCAAGGTGAAGACAGCGACCGGACGTGGCCTTCGGGAGCAGGAAGGCCCGAGCCCCGCCGCCGGCATGACAGGCCGCCTGCTGAGAGCGGGAATCCCGATCCTGATCTTCCCCGAAGGCACCCGTAGCCGCGATGGTCGCATGGGTGAGTTCAAGGCCGGCGCTGCCGCACTGTCCCAGAAGATTAGTGTCCCGATCGTCCCCGTCGCACTTATTGGTGGGCACGATGCTATGCCGGTCGGTGCCGTGTGGCCGAAGCTGGGTCGTCCCCGCGCCAAGCTGGTTCTCGGTAGCCCGATGTTGGCAGAAGACGGGGAGACGGTCGAAGAGTACAACGCCCGCATCCGTGCCTGCGTCGCGGCCATGAAGGCAACCGGACACCCTCACTCCGGTGAAGACATTGACCAGGACGCCGCCTAA
- a CDS encoding sensor histidine kinase, with protein sequence MSTMTVMSQVLMNQVDSDLKSSGATIAQQTFNALAGTNVQVVPSPYYIYVQNAAGADWQYMSPSMQERYGTPKDVTVVFDGPPSNPITIPGTLDNSTWRAIYLPTVSEQFPAVAIAFPLNNVEHTKTQMMLILLLIATCVVALGALISYFIVQHALKPLRIIEHTTKQITQGDLSKRVPTENMGIEVGHLAGSINIMLGQIEAAMTARERSENKMRQFVSDASHELRTPLASVRGYAELYRMGGIGPDKVGQAMDRIESEARRMGGLVEDLLMLARLDESRPLNIAPANITDLAQSAILDFRARSSDYPVEVIGLFGDEPEDVIALVDRDKITQVVSNLLTNILQHTPKGTRVDIAVGTEQVRAVTGMVTMAVIEVRDHGPGIPPENREKVFERFYRVDTSRSRASGGSGLGLAIVSSIAAAHNGSANISETPGGGTTVSLNIPILQRNDHAGTYVSPSSPTSEDLEK encoded by the coding sequence ATGAGCACCATGACGGTCATGAGCCAAGTTCTCATGAACCAGGTCGACTCCGATCTCAAATCTTCCGGCGCCACCATTGCCCAACAGACATTCAATGCCCTGGCGGGTACGAATGTTCAGGTCGTCCCATCGCCGTATTACATTTACGTTCAGAACGCGGCCGGGGCCGACTGGCAGTACATGTCGCCATCCATGCAGGAACGGTACGGCACCCCAAAGGATGTCACGGTCGTTTTCGATGGTCCACCATCAAACCCGATAACAATCCCGGGCACGCTCGACAATTCGACATGGCGCGCCATATACCTGCCGACCGTTTCGGAGCAGTTCCCGGCCGTCGCGATTGCCTTCCCGCTCAACAACGTTGAGCACACGAAGACGCAGATGATGCTCATTCTGCTTCTCATCGCCACCTGCGTCGTAGCCCTCGGTGCCCTAATTTCTTACTTCATTGTTCAGCACGCTTTGAAGCCCCTGCGAATCATTGAACATACCACCAAGCAGATTACCCAGGGCGACCTTTCCAAGCGCGTCCCCACGGAAAACATGGGCATCGAAGTCGGCCACCTCGCCGGTTCCATCAACATCATGCTCGGCCAAATCGAGGCCGCCATGACCGCCCGGGAACGGTCCGAGAACAAGATGAGGCAATTCGTTTCCGATGCTTCTCATGAGCTCCGCACACCGCTCGCATCCGTGCGCGGTTACGCAGAGCTGTACCGCATGGGAGGGATCGGCCCCGACAAGGTCGGCCAGGCCATGGACCGGATCGAATCCGAGGCCAGGCGCATGGGAGGGCTCGTTGAAGATCTCCTCATGCTTGCTCGCCTCGACGAGTCCCGCCCCCTCAACATTGCGCCCGCCAACATCACCGATCTTGCCCAGAGCGCCATTCTTGACTTCAGGGCCCGCTCCTCCGACTATCCGGTCGAGGTCATCGGCCTGTTCGGGGACGAACCGGAAGATGTCATAGCCCTCGTTGACCGGGACAAGATCACCCAGGTGGTCTCAAACCTCCTCACCAACATCCTGCAGCACACCCCGAAGGGCACGCGGGTCGACATAGCCGTTGGCACGGAACAGGTCAGGGCAGTTACCGGGATGGTCACCATGGCTGTCATTGAGGTCCGGGACCACGGTCCGGGTATTCCTCCCGAGAACCGCGAGAAAGTCTTCGAACGCTTCTACCGTGTCGACACCTCGCGTTCCCGAGCTTCCGGTGGTTCCGGCCTTGGCCTCGCCATCGTCTCCTCGATCGCGGCAGCCCACAACGGCTCCGCTAATATTTCGGAAACCCCGGGTGGCGGCACCACCGTTTCGCTCAATATCCCGATCCTCCAGAGGAACGACCACGCAGGCACGTACGTGTCCCCATCCTCTCCAACCAGTGAGGACCTCGAGAAGTAG
- a CDS encoding response regulator transcription factor gives MERMSAEAKILVVDDEPSIRELLSASLTFAGFEVRMAADGHEAISQVSFVHPDLVVLDIMLPDMDGFEVLKKLREHEPGLPVLFLTAKDDLQDKVRGLSVGGDDYVTKPFSLEEVVARIRAILRRTNDEREEGNIVYGDLVLNEDSYEVHRAGVNVELSPTEFKLLRYLMINAERVVSKEQIIDHVWDYNWNGEISIVESYISYLRRKIDSSEALGIEVTPLIHTKRAIGYVLREQQ, from the coding sequence ATGGAACGCATGAGTGCAGAAGCAAAGATCCTTGTAGTTGATGACGAGCCGTCGATCCGCGAGCTCCTCAGCGCATCACTGACCTTCGCGGGCTTCGAGGTCCGCATGGCAGCTGATGGTCACGAGGCGATCTCCCAGGTCTCTTTCGTTCACCCCGACCTGGTGGTCCTCGACATCATGCTTCCGGACATGGATGGCTTCGAAGTGCTGAAGAAGCTGCGCGAACACGAGCCCGGTTTGCCGGTGCTGTTCCTTACCGCAAAGGATGATCTTCAGGATAAGGTCCGTGGCCTGTCCGTGGGCGGCGACGACTACGTGACGAAGCCCTTCTCCCTGGAAGAGGTTGTTGCTCGCATCCGCGCGATCCTCCGCCGCACGAATGACGAGCGGGAAGAGGGCAACATTGTGTATGGCGATCTTGTTCTCAACGAGGACTCCTACGAGGTGCACCGTGCCGGCGTAAACGTGGAGCTGTCCCCCACCGAGTTCAAGCTCCTGCGCTACCTGATGATTAACGCTGAACGGGTTGTTTCGAAGGAACAGATCATCGACCATGTGTGGGACTACAACTGGAACGGTGAGATTTCCATCGTCGAGTCCTACATTTCCTACCTGCGCCGCAAGATCGATTCTTCGGAGGCTCTCGGTATTGAAGTAACTCCGCTGATTCATACGAAGCGTGCCATCGGATACGTGCTGCGCGAACAGCAGTAG
- a CDS encoding PspA/IM30 family protein produces the protein MAEKQSILGRIGQLARANINALLDRAEDPQKMLDQLVRDYTNSISEAEDAIAVTIGNLRLAEADHAEDLKEAEDWGRKAIAASDRAEQFRGAGDDANAQKFDDLAKVAISKQIAAESEAKSAEPMIESQNEVVDQLKDGLQTMHQKLDQLKSKRDSLVARQKSAHAQAQVQESMASINVLDPTSEISRYEEQIRREEAAVAGRAELQSSSIADQFAELEDASKNIEIEARLAALKGGNKEKPAIESGDSTIY, from the coding sequence ATGGCTGAAAAGCAGTCCATCCTTGGCCGTATTGGCCAGCTTGCCCGCGCCAACATCAACGCTCTCCTCGATCGCGCTGAGGATCCGCAGAAGATGCTGGATCAGCTCGTCCGCGACTACACGAACTCGATCTCGGAGGCCGAGGACGCCATCGCAGTCACGATCGGTAACCTCCGTCTCGCAGAGGCCGATCATGCTGAGGATCTCAAGGAAGCAGAGGACTGGGGCCGCAAGGCTATCGCAGCCTCCGACCGTGCCGAGCAGTTCCGTGGCGCCGGCGACGATGCGAACGCACAGAAGTTTGACGACCTTGCGAAGGTTGCTATCTCCAAGCAGATCGCTGCCGAGTCCGAAGCTAAGTCCGCCGAGCCGATGATCGAGTCGCAGAACGAGGTCGTTGACCAGCTCAAGGACGGCCTACAGACGATGCACCAGAAGCTGGACCAGCTGAAGAGCAAGCGTGATTCGCTCGTTGCTCGCCAGAAGTCCGCCCACGCCCAGGCTCAGGTCCAGGAGTCGATGGCTTCCATCAACGTTCTCGACCCCACGTCGGAGATCTCCCGCTACGAGGAGCAGATCCGGCGCGAAGAGGCAGCCGTAGCTGGCCGTGCAGAGCTTCAGAGCTCCTCGATCGCCGACCAGTTCGCCGAGCTCGAGGACGCTTCGAAGAACATCGAGATCGAAGCCCGCCTCGCAGCCCTCAAGGGCGGCAACAAGGAAAAGCCGGCCATCGAATCGGGCGACAGCACGATCTACTAG